The Romeriopsis navalis LEGE 11480 sequence AGACTAGATCTCGTTCCACCAAAAATCGCTGCTATGACGCTTCGCCTCGCCGTTGACTGTGTTGTGTTTGGGGTCGATGATACGGCCCTGAAAGTCTTGCTGATTCAGCGGAAGGTGCCCCCGTTCCAAGGCGGTTGGGCCTTGCCCGGTGGGTTTGTCCTGCCCGATGAATCGATCGATGCTGCCGCCGGACGCGAACTGGCCGAAGAAACCGGCTTACAGAATATCTTCTTGGAGCAGCTCTACACCTTTGGAGCGGTTGCTCGTGACCCCCGCGATCGGGTCGTCAGTGTGGCCTATT is a genomic window containing:
- a CDS encoding NUDIX hydrolase, with product MTLRLAVDCVVFGVDDTALKVLLIQRKVPPFQGGWALPGGFVLPDESIDAAAGRELAEETGLQNIFLEQLYTFGAVARDPRDRVVSVAYYALVNLWEQSLHPTTDAEQAAWFEIHDLPALAFDHDQILQIALTR